CATCCAACCTAAAATTGAGTAACTGAATCTCAACGGTTGAGTAAAAAGTAAATACTTactaatagcggcccttacacgagcattatttttgtcatttttaatgatgactaagtaatgatgtatttcaaatttgatagaaatctcttcattactgcaccattacacgttcattaaaatgatattattttttagtaatgacatttttaatgactcgtgtaagggccgctaatgagtAAATGTAACTGACTTCTCTGTATGATTTTGGAGGGGCGTTATGGAAAATTACTATAAGCCATTTCACTTaaaacagaccctgtcagcttggagtgcAATCAAACTTCAGtttagcaacgccatcgcacggtttTACATTCAACACATCATATCAATTGAATGGGTGCGTAGTGCTGCTATTctgacatttctctcctctacttctatataggagattcgatgcggacctaCCTGAGGGCGCCCCACTCGcaaaaaaagtttgttcggaaaatgcgagagctggatatcttgttaatatgatgcctTTGCCTAAAATCAGGATCTTGAACGTAACCTTGAAATTGCATGGAAAGTACTCAAAATTTGATAGTTTTGGGGTTCCGTAAACTAATCGAGCACTGAATTGAGCTGGTATGTTAGTCCTGAAACAAGGATTTTCAGATGAATGGTCGTGGTACGCTTTTTGCAACACCTCCCTCCCTAATCCCTTCCACTCCCGGATGCATTCATAGTACATACCATCATACGATTATTGTAGGCACAAACCATAAAAAATAGATTTTAATTTTATGACTCACATGAGAAAACTGCAATATTTAGTACGTTGGTCTTTATGACATAGATCGAGCAGAATGAGAACAAAATGACTAGAGTAGAGTATTATATCATTTGTGAAAGCAATGGTTGTGATTGTATTTGCCAAACCGTAGTAGGAAGATCCCTGATCTGAGAAATTTTAAGcttaattttaactaaaaaatgaaaacaagagATTGATTGAAACAAAGACAGAACTCATCACAAAGCTTCGTGTTGCTTAAATTGCTTCAGTGTTAAATTCAttcaaaatgaaatttgaaatagaaaaaaaaaaaatacattctttTAAAGGATTCAACAATACTCGAAATTTGTGTCGTTGTTTGAAATATGTGATCTTGGCTGACTCAAAGTAATTTTTTGAATCTTAAGAAATGTTGTAAACCCGTCTGCTaatgttttcaatgttttttcgACGTCTACATTCAACTACACATATCTTATTCTAATGCTTTACGAAAAAAACCATACAGGCAACaatcactcaaaaaaaaaaagaaaagctcAATGTTTTACCTGTATACTAGGAAGTAACGTTTACCTGTCTATATCTAGTTATATATTCGAACAATTGTACACGCGATGATGGAATAGATAAAGAAATTTTAtcgaacgaaaacaaaaatattgcagTTTCACTTatcttaagtttttttttctctctctcttacGCTCACATTTTCCTAACACTCTGTCCCGTTTCTTCTGTACCCTGTTtcaaatacaacaaaaaaaaccgacCGAACAAACGCAGGCGGAAATGGCCATCAAGTCGGAGGGTTTCGTCGATATCGACCTGAAAACATTCGAAACCATCCTGGCCCGGGAGACATTGAACTGCAAGGAGATTCACCTGTTCGAGGCAGCGCTGAGCTGGGCCCAGGCTGCTTGTAGCAAAATCGACATCGAACCGACCTCGAACAACAAACGGCAGGTGCTCGGACAGGCCCTGTATCTGATCCGCATTCCGACCATGTCGCTGGAAGAGTTTGCCAACCGTGTCGCCCAGTTGGGTATCCTGACCAACCAGGAGACGATTGATATCTTTCTGAATTTTACGGCGAAGAACAAACCCAAGCTAACGTTTCCGGTGAAAACTCGGGCCGGACTGAAGACGCAAGTCTGTCACCGGTTTGCCTCGTGTGCCTACCGGAGCAATCAGTGGCGCTACCGGGGCCGCTGTGATTCGATTCAGTTCTCGGTGGATAAACGGATCTTCATTGTGGGATTTGGTTTGTACGGATCTTCAACCGGTGCGGCAGATTACGATGTGAAGATTGAACTGAAGCGGCTGGGTCGCGTACTGGCAGAGAATAGTACCAAGTTTTTCTCGGATGGTTCCAGTAATACGTTCCATGTGTTCTTTGAGACACCGATTCAGATCGAACCGGAGTGTTTCTATACGGCGTCGGTCGTCCTGGACGGAACCGAGCTAAGTTTCTTCGGACAGGAAGGCATGAGTGAGGTATGCGTCGGCACGGTGACCTTCCAGTTCCAGTGTTCATCGGAAAGCACCAACGGCACTGGGGTACAGGGTGGTCAAATTCCGGAACTGATCTTCTACGGCCCGATGGGTGTCAGTAGCCATAGCTTGCCGGCCAGTAACAGCGCCAATTCGATCAACAATAACAACAGCAAACCGAACTCGTCGGCAACCAGTGGTTCCAACTCATGCACGACACTTCACAACGGCAACGGGGGCAGCTACTCCAACGGGAACGCAGATACCGGGCCAAACCAGCTGTCAAACAACCCGCTCGGAGCCAtcaatctgttgaacaatgaaaTTGAATGAGTCGGGTTGCTACGACCCAAGTTTCGGCGATCTATTGATTGAAAGATTGAAGCTGTTTTGTTTTTGGCAGAACGATTACTCATTAGAACATGAATTTAGAacagaagagaaaaaaacaagtAAGCAGTCTATTTAGTACTGGCTGTGAAAGCCTATTAGTAACAGTAGAAATAGTAGTATAAAGTTTGTAGAATTAAAAAAACCCAGTCAATCAACATCTGTTCCGACGAGTTTACGTTACGGTAGACAGTTTTGTATCGTTTAGTGAAAAAAATGATTCGGCTATTCCTTATTGCCTTACACCTAGTGGACCTTTTCGGGTCATCCATAATCCACGAGAGGACGTCAGACGTCAAGGCTTACTGATCGTGCTTAGCCATCAAAGTACAAACAAGTTGAAGATTAAAAACTCTGAAAAACGTGAGGGCAGTAGTTAAGAAGTTCCCCCGTCAAATATATGTTTTCCTGCAACATTTTTACAATAGATGAACGTAACGAGAAGGCTTGGAGTGATCTTTGAAACTGtttgaatttcaattgaatttcggCTCTcgcttattgtcagatgaagTTATGTATTTGTCAAAACTCAATGATTAGACTGGAAATTTGAACCTGCAGTTGGAACGGCAAGGTTTTCGTATTACGAAcgacaaaatttaaaaacagaaACTTCAGTTACTGAATAACGGATGGAGTAGTTTTCCTTATAAGAAGTCAAATTTGCGACTCCTTGTACTGTCCAACTGAATGACCGAATGATGCTTCAGTATAGCAaacgttagtttaaaaaaaaagttaaaagaaTCATGTTTGACTTCACTGATTATAATTTTGATGTAGGACTATGTCTTTGTTTTCTTAGAGGAGTTCGAATTCGAAATacggaaacaaaaaccgtacaaacagtggttaggttttgaacattTGCAACTGAaacaatttgaaacagtttttcgaTATAAATACACCTACTACTTGGAAATATGTCtacgcatcgattcgagtaAATAAAACTATATTTCTGGAGATGGTTGGTGGtcgaaacttcaattaatagcacTATAAGTGTCTAagtgttttccttttttttttcaagccagTCTCATAGTTTTCTTGACGTTCTATCGCGTCTccaggaaaaaaaaagaaaattcgcagaacgcataaaaaacgcatatctttgaaattcgcattaaaaacgcATATAAAAGACTTCTCTAACAGAGACGACAGTTCCGTATACactcaagtattttttttatgcgaaagaCCTCCCGCATAGAAAAACCATTAACCAATAACCAACTTTGAAAATCcgcttgaaaaaactacaaatgtacgaaaaaaataagtttaaaattcGTAAAACGTCgacatctggtgttatctcgaaaaaaatttttttttgaaattgacttttgagatttccgaaatcaaaggAATATTCTTGACactatcgcccttattctgaataacggcgtattggtttttcgatcgaatatggttcggtcgaatcctagatacctttgattttgctagcgttattggaaatacgaatgaaatacggtcgaaaaaacgatacgtcgttattcagaataagggtgtatatgttttagaaatgcatgaaacatcagGGTCTGATGTAacctcaaaaacaatttttatttgaaaaaattacaaggatcggccccatggggttgttcgagccattgatgttgaacaaggcaaccaaaatttctaatgatcgataatGGTTTCGTGTCTCTttctatgcgtttttttatacgGTTTTAAGTAACTTTAAGTAAGTGTTTCGGAAATCACAAaaccaatattttttaaatttttttccacagAATAATTCGATGAAATTTTAAGACATCTAACAATAAagagagataacaccagatctcgacatttcatgcatttccaaaACATTTGGCACCCCTTATTTTCTCCGTCTTATACCATCTTTTTTATCACTAACaagatctacatgccggttcTAAACCCGTCGTTCGCCCACGCTCACTTACTGACCCCCAACTTACCTCTATCTTCCATCTTCCTATCAACTTCTATTTcttttgtaatctgttgatacaaaagatgaagaGGTTTTATGTCCgccggagagagagattgctatatttcatctccatcgagcTTTTCCTTctccccaaataaataaataaataaagttagGCGGCACGTATTCTCCACATAAAAAGACACGAGTGTGCATAAAGTCACAGTTTCCATAGGACTCCCCTTTTCAAAACCAAAACCGTAGAGAAGATTGCTTGGCTATGCACAAAAGCAAGTTAACCTTTTGTTGAcatgttttgtgcgccgttcgtctCGCACTAGAGATATTTCCATCAAAATTCTACTGTttgtttgtatgcaagacaaaACGCAGGATGACCTCGGATGATTGAGAGCAGCCCTTTCATCATTACCAGCAAACACCCTTTTCAGCGCATCAAAAATtcttttttcgaaaaactatttCCAATAGATATAAataattttacagaaaatacaagaaaaactgctgtcaaaatattaaaatcaaattttcaccaTGGtggtgtagtcctacgtcaacagttcgaacaaacctATTTAGCTCTGCCCCTTTTAGTTGTTGATTGAATTTTGACTCCCTACTAATACTCAGATGAAGCTACGTATTAGCCAAAATCAGATATCCATGAAAAAGTCTAATGATTAGGTTGGAAATTCGAATCTGCGGTTGGAACGCCTAGCTCTTCATATTACGAACGAAAACAGTGAAAAGTGGGGAAAATTGATGAAGAAAAAATGCGACGTTTTTCTTTTAGCTTTTTGatacaattgaccaaaaagtatCTTAagtaaactgcttcaaaaaaatgATTCTACGCAATTAAAAAGACTGCATGAAACACGAACtttgatttttccaaaattgatctagactgtatTTGAAAGGGCTGAACATTTTTCACCAATTTTCTTTTGCAAATGAGTAAAATGTCGTCGAGAACCGGATATATTTCAAATCAAACTTATTACATCTTGATTGACGGACTTAGAAAGACCGAATCGTTGGATTTTGGATGACCTATCATTGTGTTATTTCTTTTGTTATCTTTGATTCGAATGTTCGTTCGAGAGAGTTGAAGCGAAAGGCACGAGACTTAATCCGGTCGGAGTTTCCGCGAGTTTCCGTACTAGAGTACTTGAAGTATCCATTATATACGTATTGTTGAAGCAAAGTACTAGTCACgtaacaaaaataaacattgaACGTGCGTTTGTTGAGTTTGAGATTTTAAGTTTTCGTTTCAACGTCTATCAATGCAAGTCCAAATTACGTAGCGAAgataatgtaaacaaaaaaacgAATTAGTAACATGCGACTCATCGCAAAGAaacaaaacataaaacaaaatggTAACTTAATTTCAAAATACAAGCAAATAAAATGTAACGGTATGAATAAAacagagacaaaaaaaaataatcctacaaaaaataatcaaatcataAGCGACGGTTTCCTCCTAGTATGTAAGGCACAACAAAATGAAAGTGATCAGAAGTCCTCACTGGGCCCAAGACAAGCATCCTTTGAGGGGGTTGGAGATGACTAA
This genomic window from Malaya genurostris strain Urasoe2022 chromosome 1, Malgen_1.1, whole genome shotgun sequence contains:
- the LOC131437819 gene encoding BTB/POZ domain-containing protein 6-B isoform X3, coding for MFNVLAPFHQNSVAAAATAATATGGSAATPGGLNGPSSRGVENMQVTQPCSAPSSPTITSPGALSSTSFCLPTGSSSSTASTSGGSCVITGTTATDTGDPNWQATKSTVRERNAAMFNNDLMADIRFIVGTDEQVQTIPAHKYVLATGSSVFYAMFYGGLAENKQEIKVPDVEPTAFLTLLKYLYCDEIHLEADNVLATLYVAKKYIVPHLARACVNYLETSLTAKNACLLLSQSRLFEEPELMQRCWEVIDAQAEMAIKSEGFVDIDLKTFETILARETLNCKEIHLFEAALSWAQAACSKIDIEPTSNNKRQVLGQALYLIRIPTMSLEEFANRVAQLGILTNQETIDIFLNFTAKNKPKLTFPVKTRAGLKTQVCHRFASCAYRSNQWRYRGRCDSIQFSVDKRIFIVGFGLYGSSTGAADYDVKIELKRLGRVLAENSTKFFSDGSSNTFHVFFETPIQIEPECFYTASVVLDGTELSFFGQEGMSEVCVGTVTFQFQCSSESTNGTGVQGGQIPELIFYGPMGVSSHSLPASNSANSINNNNSKPNSSATSGSNSCTTLHNGNGGSYSNGNADTGPNQLSNNPLGAINLLNNEIE
- the LOC131437819 gene encoding BTB/POZ domain-containing protein 6-B isoform X1, with the translated sequence MSNLYAKISQRPMKRNEEQIFSVFPYHNIEMFNVLAPFHQNSVAAAATAATATGGSAATPGGLNGPSSRGVENMQVTQPCSAPSSPTITSPGALSSTSFCLPTGSSSSTASTSGGSCVITGTTATDTGDPNWQATKSTVRERNAAMFNNDLMADIRFIVGTDEQVQTIPAHKYVLATGSSVFYAMFYGGLAENKQEIKVPDVEPTAFLTLLKYLYCDEIHLEADNVLATLYVAKKYIVPHLARACVNYLETSLTAKNACLLLSQSRLFEEPELMQRCWEVIDAQAEMAIKSEGFVDIDLKTFETILARETLNCKEIHLFEAALSWAQAACSKIDIEPTSNNKRQVLGQALYLIRIPTMSLEEFANRVAQLGILTNQETIDIFLNFTAKNKPKLTFPVKTRAGLKTQVCHRFASCAYRSNQWRYRGRCDSIQFSVDKRIFIVGFGLYGSSTGAADYDVKIELKRLGRVLAENSTKFFSDGSSNTFHVFFETPIQIEPECFYTASVVLDGTELSFFGQEGMSEVCVGTVTFQFQCSSESTNGTGVQGGQIPELIFYGPMGVSSHSLPASNSANSINNNNSKPNSSATSGSNSCTTLHNGNGGSYSNGNADTGPNQLSNNPLGAINLLNNEIE
- the LOC131437819 gene encoding BTB/POZ domain-containing protein 6-B isoform X2, translating into MENREDVRPVEMFNVLAPFHQNSVAAAATAATATGGSAATPGGLNGPSSRGVENMQVTQPCSAPSSPTITSPGALSSTSFCLPTGSSSSTASTSGGSCVITGTTATDTGDPNWQATKSTVRERNAAMFNNDLMADIRFIVGTDEQVQTIPAHKYVLATGSSVFYAMFYGGLAENKQEIKVPDVEPTAFLTLLKYLYCDEIHLEADNVLATLYVAKKYIVPHLARACVNYLETSLTAKNACLLLSQSRLFEEPELMQRCWEVIDAQAEMAIKSEGFVDIDLKTFETILARETLNCKEIHLFEAALSWAQAACSKIDIEPTSNNKRQVLGQALYLIRIPTMSLEEFANRVAQLGILTNQETIDIFLNFTAKNKPKLTFPVKTRAGLKTQVCHRFASCAYRSNQWRYRGRCDSIQFSVDKRIFIVGFGLYGSSTGAADYDVKIELKRLGRVLAENSTKFFSDGSSNTFHVFFETPIQIEPECFYTASVVLDGTELSFFGQEGMSEVCVGTVTFQFQCSSESTNGTGVQGGQIPELIFYGPMGVSSHSLPASNSANSINNNNSKPNSSATSGSNSCTTLHNGNGGSYSNGNADTGPNQLSNNPLGAINLLNNEIE